ctctgaattccaggccagccgggaatacatatagagaccctgtcttaaaaaacaaacaacagccaggcctacacagagaaaccctgtctcaaaaaaccaaccaaccaaccaaccaacaaacagaCCCCACAATCATTTTCGTAAAAACTTGGACaacagagctggaaagatggctcagaacctgggtttgattctcagcacccacatgggggctcacaaccctctataactccagttccagcagatccTACAcccttcttctagcctctatgGGCACaagatgcacagatatacatgcagacagaacactcatacacatacaataaacatTACAAAAATTGGACAGTTGGGGTTAGAGATAtggttcaggagttaagagcacaggctactcttccagaggacatggattCATTCCCAACATTCCCATAGGGGTTCACAAACTTCTGTAAATCCAGtttcagagaatctgatgccctctgacctctgtaggcaccaggcacacacttggAGTACAGACTTGCATATAGGCAAAATCCACacatataaagtttaaaaaaaatagaagctattaaaaaaacaaaaacaaaaaactagccgggcggtggtggtgcacgcctttaatcccagcacttgggaggcagagccaggtggatctctgtgagttcgaggccagcctgggctaccaagtgagtcccaggaaaggcgcaaagctacacagagaaaccctgtcttgaaaaacaaaaaacaaaaaacaaaaaacaaaaaaaaaaaactatgttaggcagctggatctctgagttcaagaccagcctggtctacagagtgagttccaagacagccaaggcaacacagagaaatcctgtctcaaaaaaacgagagagagagagagagagagagagagagagagagagagagagagagagagagagaaagagagagagagagagaaactacatGTAGGGGGTGGTTCACACTTGTAATTctggcactcaagaggctgaggcagggaagctgctgcaagttcaaggctagcctggactacatagtgagttccagaccagcctgggttatagagtGAGGACCTGTTTCAAATGAACAGACAAAACAATCcccactaaaaacaaaacaaaactttcctaGGCTGGCAGTGAAGTTTCTGCCCACTCTGCAAAAACTGGGCTCAATGCCCCAACACCTAACACAAGTGAATTTCCTGAAGGTGACACTCATACTGTGGTCGTAAGAGGGTGACCTCAGTgcacagaagagggtgtccctATGTGCTGatgtctgaggaacagagttGCAATCTGCTGTGAAAGAATTCACCAGAAATTAGCCAGCACTGTGGCACACgcttgaatctcagcactcaggaggctgaggccaggggattgctgcaagtttgaggccagcctggtctccatagaaagtttcaggctagccagggctacatagcaagatttgTCTCaatgattaaacaaacaaacacaaaataaacctgactgtaatttcagcactcaggaggctgaggtagcagAACTGCAATTTTATGGTCAGCCTGGACTAAACAGCAAGGTTTTGTctcaagcatgcatgtgtgtgcacacatgtacacacatgaaatGCATGTGTGAATAGAACTGGCGTTTCTAAAAGCACCATTCAGTATTTAACAGCATAAATTAAAACACATAAGCAAGCAGGTATAGAGTTTCCCTGTGaagttaagaagaaaaaaaaaaggctgaaacTCAGGGTATTTGCAAAATGTGTGAATGTCCTCAAAACTTTCATTGGTTAGTAACCTCACCAACacctcctcatgctgtggtgacccccaaccataaattttttcattgctatttcataactgtaattttgctactcttatgaatcataattgtAATTGTTGTAATTGTTGTtgtaaatatcttgttttctgatggtcttaggcaacccctgtaagAGGGTTACTTCatcccaaaggggtcgtgacccacatgttgagaaccactatttcAGCTGGCCAGTTAAAATAGTCATAATCATACATCTTTCAGCTgtgtgtattttatcacaacaaaataGCTAAACCAAATTTTTACAAAGCACAAGCCAAATGAAGCAGAGCGCCTGTGCCATAAAGGGACCCTGGAAAAGGGTGTAACAGAGTGGTGTTGTGACTTTCCTCTAAGTCCGAAATTAACTCAAGAGTGAAACTGTTTAAATTCAGCAAGAGACAGACGGGGCGTTTGTTGAGCAGGAGATGGATCTATGGGAGTCATTTtgtgatttctcatttttaaaataaaaaaaatagattatcgCTGTATGTgatgcacatgtggaagccaggggtCAACTCTCTGGcttgccccccccccatgtggattctggggaccagGCTCAGGTCAGCAGACTTGCATGGCAAGTCCCACTTTGAAATTTCCTTACTTTTGGAAAACATTATGAGACCTCAGCTCTTTcagttgttgttgctgttttgttttggcttggtttggttttcccatacagggtttctctgtgtagccttggccatcctggaacttactttgtagaccaggctggcttgtaatttacagacatccacctgcctctgcctcctgagtgctgggattaaaggcgtgcaccaccactaacTGGCTTGAGacttcaacttttaaaaaagttttttttccaaggaaaacaaaaagcataaaaGTTATTGCAAAAGAAGGGGAACCCTGGTCAGAAGACATACTGGCCAGGTTCACCACATCCAGTCTGGACAGCACCTGACTAGAACCCTGGATGATGGATACCTGTTGGAGCCCCTCCTTCCTGGAGCAGAGAGGAAGCCTGAATGTcagcccaggagaggctccacTGCCTATAGTGTGCCACAATCCCTACCCAAAGATTAGgcttctggggttggggatttagctcagtggtagagcgcttgcctagcaagcacaaggccctgggttcaactctcagctccaaaaaaaaaaggttagccttctggcctctgcaccctCCCCCAGCCCAGAATGCAGTTGGGCAGCAGGACTACTCATGACCAGAGTATGGGGGTCCAAGGCAGAGTCTGCAGAGGTCAAGATGATAGGAACATGGAAAAGTGAGGAAGATCCCGAATTAGACCACACCTGGGAAGGATCTGGAGACAGGTAAGAATGTGGACCTGGAAGGATTTAATAGCAGGAGGAGCTGCCTTCTTTGCCCTGCCAGACACGTGATATACAGAGGACCCACGCTGCAGATACTGGAAATGGGGATATTTAAGGAGGAAGGTGATATTAGGTACAGCCTCTCCAATGGTTCAGAAGGACACTTAGAACATACACAGAAGggatgggggcaggagggggtgggaaggaggagaggataaAAGGGaccaggaagggggagggagaagggaaggaagagagggacaaACCGGTAAATACTATGACCAAGTGGAGGACCAGAAGTCATGCACTAGTCTGGTCCCTTGCAAATATGACGTTCTTTTCCAAAGTGAAAAATCAAAAGGAAGCAGTAGGCCAACCGAGTCTCAGCACCACACACAAGGCTGCAAAGCAGAATGTAATCCTAAGGAAAACGCTACAGATGCACACGAGGATGCCTCAATAGTTATCTAATTCCTGCCGTCTGGTGCGAAGGGACAGGaggcaggggaaactgaggtaaaCCAGTGTCTGTTCCTGACAGCTGAGGGCTGACTTCGAAGTGATTCATTCAGTCCTCTGCCCAAAATAAAAACTGACTGGCTGGGGCTTTGAGAGAGCCACAGCTAACAAGCTGAGCTTGTCCTTCATCCAGCCCCACACTGCTTGGCTGCCTCTGCACTGGACTGTACCCAAATAACTGCTTCCCTGGCTCTTAGCCACTACTACACACACAGTTAACTGGTGCCACAGCTGGATGCATGCAGCCCCTGTCCTCAGTCACCTACAGAGGCCTCCCCTGTGCGCTCCTCAGCTGCTGCCATGCGGGCCACCTTGGAGATGATGGGTGCCACGTTGGTGGGGCCATAGAGCTGGACCTTAGGCAGGCAGTTCTGGTAAGCTTCCACCACGCCCTGGATTCCTGTAGGGGATAGGGGAGTGAGCCCGGCCCAATACACCACTACACCAAACCCACCACCAGCTCCTACCTTCACATTCATCATCCTCAGGGTTGAAATTGATGGCAAAGTCATGGGACACCTAGGTGGGGACAAGAGTCAGCCAGGaccttcccagaacccacttattCCCACTTACTGGGAAAAGTTGGTTTGTAGCTCTTGGGGCCCATGTAAGAAGATCTCCATAGAGAGAGGAAGCCAAGAAGGAGGCAGACAGATAGACTAATGTTGGGCAATTACTTTAGCGCCTGGACCCAACAATAACTACATATTCTAAGGTACGTTAACCAATAAATCCCCTCTCCTGCCACATTTTTATACGTAAGCAGTATTGAATTGTCACCGAATCTCTCTGATAGGAGCATGGGTGGTGCCCATAGATCCATCAGTCATCTCTCTGGACCATTGGCCagagtctcccctccctccacccccatcccaaAAGGGAACGGTGGCAACCAGGGTTCTTGTACCCAGGACACTCCTGCCTGGGGAGGTGAAGGCACTAGAGGCCTAGGCAGATGCACGGGAGTAGGGACAGGGCCCAAGCCCAGGGCCCTCCTACCTCATACTTGGGAGGGATCCGGGCTCCAAATCCCAAAGCAGAAAATCGCTTGTCACTGGAAAAGAGGTGGAGTTGATAACTGGGAACCTGGCCCCCAAAAGCGAGTCAAGGCAGACACTGGACAGAGACTAGGAGGCCTGGGCCTTGCTGGGCCAGGAATAGGGGTCATAGGCATGCCAcatcagggaaactgaggcactgagcTGAAAACCATCATGAGCACAGGCAGGAAACGGTAGAATTGACAGTAAAGGGATGGAAACTGCTCCTGGGTTCTTCCCTCCAGGCCTGAAGACCCTGCTTAGGGGGCTTTCTGGCCTGAGGTGGTGTCTCCTGAAGGGAACCAACTCTGCCCCACTATattcctctgctctccccacagAGAGGGAGGGATCTATGGGCAGGGGGCTCTGGGTAGGGATCTGGGCCATGGTGAGGATCTCAGAGGCCCAGCCCCCTGGGTTTGCACTTAGCCTCTGCCTAGCTAGTCACCTCAACCTCTGTGAGTGTGTTTTCTGCTCTATAAGACGATTTCCAATCAATCCCCAGGTTGTGTCACAGTGAAGCGGTGTGTGGCCATGTTAGAGACGTAACACATCATCCCCATCCCCTGAAGGTTCTGTACCCACTGCCAGGGTCACTTGAGATGGCTGTCTGGTGGGTATACTGTCTGCCTCCACAGGGTTGCTGCGAAGATGTTCCCACTCTTGCTGGAGCTGACCTCTCTGGCACATCATGTGTCAGTCACAGCACCACTTCAGAAAAGCCCCCAAGCCCAACTCGGCCCAGAGAGATGGGTGAGGCCACACCTGTCATAGTCCTGGCAGACCTCGCCCACGGCCACCAGTGCCCTGAGGTACTCGTTGGGCTGGTAAGGGTTGATGTGGTGGAGGGAGCAGCTGTTCCTTGGGTCACCGTTGGAGGCTGTGAAGTCGATGGCTACCTGCAAGAGCCAGGATGGTGAGCTTCAGTGTGCACCTGCACTGGACAGGCAGAGGGTACCCAAGCCCAGCTTGTTTTCAGGAGCCTAGcatctcagtttccccagctctTTGCAAACTTGACTGTTCACCAGAATGACTCACTATCCCCCAGGACATGAGGGGGCTACCCAGACCCTGAACACTGTAAGTATCACTCTTGGAATCCCAGGATGACATTGACCCTATCCTCTGGGAGAATCTCTGAGCTAAATTCCACTCAGAGGGACCAGGCCCATGCAAACACTCTCTCTTCCCAACTACTACTCTCTTAGCCTAGTCCCCTCTGTGCCTTCCACCTCGTCATCCTCAAGGCCACTTTGGGTGTGGCTCTGTTCAGCAGCCCAGCATAGCGGTACATAAACACAGGCAGCGGAGTCTGTGATGGCCTCCCCTAGACCTTCTGTCCAGACTACTTCTGTCTGTGATCTGCCCAAGGCTAAGCCAGCTGGACTCTGCAGCCCTTGTTAGCCAAGTGCTCACTCCTGTTTTCCTCTTTAAGgcggtttgtttgtttttctcctgtccctaTGATTTTACAGAAGGTATGCCCTGGATGCTGCCGTGGGACGGTGGCCCAGGGCTGGTCCTGAACTCCCGCATCCTATTCCTGGTCAGCATAAAGGGAAAGACACAGGGAAATGTGGATGAAAAACGAACAGTGCCCAGGAACCTGCCACTCTCTGTACATGGACTGGGGTTCAGGGGCTTGACAGAAGTCCTGCCCCGTTGGCTGAGGGCAGCACGGAGGGCAGGACCCATGGACTCACCGTGCAGTGGATCTGGCAGCCACCCATGATGTAATCCAGGAAGGAGTGGACCCTGTGGAGCTTCCAGACAATGTCATTGGCAAAACCACTCATGGCCCTTCATCCCACCCTACTCCACCCAGGCCTGTGTCAGTGGGGGAGGGAGCCTACTGGGCATCTCTCCCCAAGGCACTCTAATCTGTGGGggcatcttcctcctccctcaccctTCCCAGGTATTTCGAGATTCCCACAGTGAAGCCCACCAGTCCTCAGAACTGTATCTTTGAGAACCGTCTGACAACGTGGAGAAGCTAATCCCACCAACTCGTCCCCCTAGAGGCTCCGGGCAACGCTGAGGCTCACTCACCTTCAGGTCTGTCAGGACCACCACCCCAGAATTCTTGTAATTGCGCTTCTTCTGTTTGTACTTGGCATTCACACAGTCCCACTGGgcctgggacagagacagggacaggcagGAACTCCACCCAGAGCAGCAGTATCCCAGGCCCTCCCACAGAGGGGCCAGGAGCCCCTGGAAGTCCCAGCACTGCTGGTGATCTCACACTCCCCAAGACTATCTCCAACAGTGAGTACAAGGCCCATGCTGCCCATGGGGGTCAGGGATGGCCTCTGTGGAGACATACCCACTCCACAAGGGAAGTATTCAAGCACACAAAGGAACAGAGAGGAGCCATGTAGATGAGATTGTGAGCAAGGAAGGGGCCCCGGGTTAGACCCTGCACACACTGCAGCCTCGGCACCATGGTCAGCCCGTAGATCTTCCTGAGGGACACCAGGGCCCAAGAAGGAGCCCAAGGCAACTCTCCCGCCATACCCACCCAGCTTCAGAGGCTAGGTAGGTCCCGGGAAGGGTGCCCCTCCCGCCTTGACACACAAATGGACATGGTTGCTCACATGGCCACTTGCTCGCAGGCCCCCGTTCTAGTCATGGGGTGGGTGTCACTGCTCTGTCACCTTCACGTCTTCTCAGCCTCCCAGAGACCCACTGGACCGAGTCAGAACCTGCGGCCCGAGATGGGCCGGCAACTCACCTGCTCCTCCTCAAAGGCCTTCTGCATCTCTGTGAAGGTGGTGGTGAACTCGCCAATGAAGTCATGCTTCCCTCGAGAGTCATAGTCCCAGACCAGGCACTGGGGAGCCAGGCCTCTCAGTGGACCGTTCCTCAGAGGACCTATGGCCCTTCCAGCCCCGGTCAGGCTCTCGTTCATCACTCCCCTTCCCTGGGCTCCCCTTATCCACAAATCCTAACTCTCCAAGGCCTTAGTGGCTCTGGAAGAACGGGACACCTGCCCATGGGTCCTGGCCCTGACCCTATGGCTAtgtccctgctcccccaccccaaccctgacctcacttcctgttctGTCTCCTGCTCCATCCCCACCTTCAGAGGCCGAGTCTCCTCGCAGCTGCAGAGGGAATTCAGTGACAACTTGAAAGGTTCCCACACGGGGTTAAGGTTATTCTTCACTACCTGTGGGCCAGAAAAGGCTGACTTGGGTGGGAACCCCAAGGGAGCTAGGGCCCAGAGAGCCATGGGTCCCTTAGCCAGGGTACAGGGTTCTCAGCTGCCAAGGGCCACTTGAGTGGCAGCCTGTACCCAGCCCCATGGAGACTACGGGTACCAGGAGACTAGGTTCATTTCAGGCTCCAAACAGGACTGGGTATAGCCCAGACCTTCCCGCCCTCCACTCCCTCCACCCCTGACCCTAATAGCTTCAGCCTCACTCCAGCCCCCCGGGCTGTTTTCTCCTTAAATAGATTCTCTTCACTCAAATTAATTTGTCTCAAAAGGAAACTCTCTCCCTGCTGTAACTAAACTCCTGTTTCCCGGCAGGAGGAAGCAGGTATGCCTAAAAATAGGAACGGTAACAACAAAGCTGCCACGCTAAATTTGGGCGGACAGAGAGCCAAGTCCACCCAGCTGTTCCGTCCATCGAAAGAGAGTCAAGGGTCTTGGAGGTAAAGACTCCACAGCCACAGGGTTGGAGtatccctctgtcccctctctgaGAGGACGGATGCTGGGCCCTTTTCCGGTCACTTCACTGGACCCCTGAAACCCCTCTGTCATCAGGCAGTGGGCTCCTCACCTCTGTCCTGTACACCAGCTGCTCACTCCCGTCATCGTTGACCCGATACAGCTCTAGGAAGGGGTCCGACTTGCTGAAGAGGTCCTGGAGCATCAGAGGATGTGCTGGCAAGGGGGCTAGCCAGCTCTGGGCTGGAGGACGGCTCCATCCCTTACGGCTGGATGCTGGCTTCAGCCCCTGCAGTTGGTGTTCCATCCCTTCCCCACAGACTCAATCTCCCCAGGCATAAAATAAGTTGCAAACATTCCCTGAGAGCCCACAGTGAGAAGAGCTGACCATGTGGAGCCTTCACTGGCTTCTGAAGTGCCCACGGTGACCCCAGGTGTGTTTCCAAGCCCTCGCCCTGCTATCCCTCACTCCTGCTGCCTGGAGTCTAACTGGCTGTtcacaccccacccacccactcttgATTGTCTCGGCTTAAATGTCTCAAAGGGGACAGATACCTACCTGTTCAGGGTCAGTCCCCACCCCATGCAAAGAACCTATGAACCAGGCTCTGTCCTCCCTGCGCCTCCCTCCCCATCATGACACATGTACCCTGCCAGAGGTAGCTTGGTGACCACATGCCACACGCGCGAtgtagaacagtgctttctacccATAGAgcagagtgtatgtgtatgtggtgggagGGTGATGACAGCAATGACTGTAAAATGTAACAGTTAGCAATGAACACAGTGACTAGGCCGAGACTGTGACAGCAGCATGCCAAGGACGCCACACACAGCCACCACGTCACTTGTTTCTGAAGCTTAGAGGCCAGTGCTGAGCAGGAACCCGGTTTTCACAAGGAGCCAGCCTGCAGGAGGCTCAGAGCCCCACATGCAGTGGATCCCAGCCTCACCTTGTCGTCCAGCTTCCTGGCTTGGAAGGAGAGCTCCACATAGCCGTTGTTCCCAGAGATGTCCTCGGCTATCACCTGAGTGTGTCACATGGGGTCTGTGGGCTCCAGGCCTCCCTCTCATCCTCTCGCCTCAGCTGCCACTGGCCCTGAGGGGGCTCTGGTCTCTCCTAGCAGCTCCACAGCTACAGTCCATCTGAGGCCTCCCTACTGACCTCCTCCCAAGACATCCCTCCCCCAAGCCATGCGGGAAGGGAAGACCGCAGCTCTGGGGCTCACCGTGATGGTGGATTTGCCAGCGTTTCTGCCGAATCTCAACAGCAACGGGCGCGTCATTTTCTTCTGGGCCACAATCTGGACACCAAGGAAGTCAgcggggagaaggaggaagaggatgttCCTCGGCCTCCCTAGGATCCTATCTCCGCTCTCACTGGATCCCCACCATCCCCTGGGCTCTGGCGGCCTTCCTGCTGCTGCCAGAATGTGCTACTTGACATCTGTGCGCCATTTCTGATTTCCACCACTCCTGGGCCAACCTATCACCTGCCTGTGGGGCACACACATCCCACAGTTGGCAGATGTGCAGGGCACCAGAAGCAGATTCATTAGGACATCAACCCTCAGTCAGGACCTCACTGTTCAGCTGGCCTTATTCTACTCTTCGGCTTGGGAATGAAAACCCTCATAGGGTGGCTGGTTGAATAGCTCTGAGCCCCACCCTGGATCCCTACTGTCCCAAACAAGTCAGGGTGACCCTGGGGTGGCGGAAGAAGCACACTTGACTTTTCTGCAAGGCACATAGAGAGGGCCATTCAGATGTGAGCCCCAGTGCTCAGTTCCTAGAGAATTCATCTCCCAGCGTGGCCTCCCCTCCTCACCTGTCCCACTGGGTAGATAGCTCACCCATGGAGCAATGCACCCCTAACTTAAGGAAGGAGATGActtcacacagcccaggctgcacacAGCATATCACCTGGCCAGCAGGGAACAGAGTCTAAGAGGCAAGATTGAGTAAACTCTTTTGGGTAGCATGCCCTGGTCTAAATAACAACCTTCACATCTCCCTGGAGAAATGAGTGGTTCTGTGTGTGAAGGCCCAAGATGGTTCTGTTTACAGGTAGCTATCAGGGGTGCCTTGACTTTCAGGGGTGCCGTCTGCTTCACATTTGCTACTGGTTGGTTGGTGGACACCAGGGGATGATGGTAGGAAGAGCTAGAGATTGTGGTACCTGACAAGCAGCCAAGCTGAATTCAGTGCAGACAGCACACAAAGATGTGTTTAAGTATAGAATCTGTATGTGTCCATCTGCATGTGGCCACGTACGTCTATATATGTTCCTGTAGCTCAGTCCTGCCTGggctgtggtgcatgtgtgtgacgGTTATCTATGACCGCGCCATCTTCCGTAGGACCCTGGAAGGAATTGTGCCCCACTCCATCTCAGTCTTTGCTGTGTAAAACGGGGTTGGCAAAAAGATCTGAAGAGAATGAGCCCTGACCAGGCAGTGACAGGGATGAGTCACCACATGATGCTGGAATGGAGGATCAGGCACCCAGAGCATGCTGTGTGGTTAACACACAGGAAACTCAAGAACAGAAACAGCCAGGGGACTGGCAGGAAAGGGCAGCCTCAGGGTGACAGAAACGGTCATCTAGTCAGTAGAGAGTCACATGAAACTGTCCATCTCAGTGTCCTCATTTTGTTGTCTATAAACTACTCCTGAATGTAAAGGCCATCCTGTGGCTGGTTGGGAAGGGTGTAGCACACAGCCCGGTGCATATGCACAGTAACTAGTAGCAGAAAGCGCTTGTCACATGGGCAGCAGAAGAGAAAAATTAAGGATAGCGGCTCCAGGCTGCCGGCTGAGTCCCCCGGGCAGGACACCCTCACGCACTACTCCCCTCAACCCCGGCTGCAAGGAAAAATATGGAGACCTCCCCTTCCCTTGTGTGGAGTAGAACCCAGCCTCAAATGTTAGTTGCAAACATTGCCGCTGAGCTGTGCATCAGGCTCGGGTGCCGATGTGGAAAGActcatgaagagaaaaaaaaaaaaaacaggttgcAGAACAGTGTGTAGGGTGAGTGTGGTTTGGGGAGGCAGGGgataaggaaggagggagagaggaagggaaggagaggaagtggggagagaagaAGGTTTTTAAGAAGGGATCTTACTACCCTGCCAAGGCTGATGGGGAACTGGTGgtaatcctccttcctcagcctgctgcgggctgggattagaggtgagAGACACTAcagctgtggttttctttcttcccttctctctctctttcttctttctttttttcttgtgtcgAGACAAGATCTCAAATAGCTCAGACTGGTCTCATTTGACATGTgtctgaggatggccttgaactcctggcctcCTGCCTTCAGCTCCCAAATGTtggaatcacaggcatgtactaccTACCATACCTGGTTTGTGGGAGGGAGtggatgtgtgtgcgtgtatgtgtgggtgtgcacagtgcctctcaccgaacctggagctagatggctggccaacaagctccagtgactctcctgcctccttccctcaAAGCTGGAGACTTGCACCCGGGGCCTCGTGTTTGTGCGACAAGAGCTCTTACCAGGTGAGattttcccagtctctctctctctctctctctctctctctctctctctctctctctctctccagtctcaTGTAATCTAAATTGGTTTCAAATTCACcatatagctgaagatgaccttaatttttttttttttgagacaggatctctttatatagccttggctagaactcactatgtagatcaggtgggttttgaactcactatctgcttctacctcttgagtgctgggattaaaaatttgcaccaccatgcctggcaacctTAACTTTCTGATTCTTTCGCCTCTACTTCTTTTTATGTGGTTTTGGAaacatcaaacccagggctttgtgcatgctaggtaagcactctatcaaGTGAGGTATGTTCCCACCTAACtacttttaaggaaaaaatgtatGTTTATTCACTCATGTAAGAACACTTCTCTGAAATGGGTACAAAAACCTCgtggcagggctgggcaggggctggagggagacaTGCCAGAGCAGGCCTACTGGAAACAGGAGCTATTAACCCAgttcaaaaaatattaaaactggtATCGTGCTGCGTGCCTGTAATTTCAGTGATTGAGAAATAGAAACAAGAGGATCAAAAATTCAGTGTCATCCTTGGCAACACGGGGTGTTCtgggccaacctgagctatatgACATcctgtttttacacacacacacacacacacacacacacacacacacacacacgtatacacctTCCTAAAAAAATAGACAAACACAACCTctaggagagatggcttagcagttgagaatactgctgctcttgcagaggatccaggtttggctcccagcacccacacagactcacaactgtctgtaactctgcttccagaggctctgacaccctcttctgttctccaaGGACACAGGAGGggcatggtacacagacacagctgcacacaaaacacccatacacacaaaataaataacttgTTAAAAATTGATAAGGGGCCAGGGTtggtagcacacgcttttaatgccagcacttgggaggcagaaacaggtggatcgcTGAGTCTcaggagcagccagggctacaaaataagactgtctaaaacaaacaacacaactaAGAAGAAAAAATGGACGTACTGGTGCACGCCTATAACagcaggactcaggaggctgaggcaggaggatctcagcttcaaagacagcctgggctgtctcaaacaaacaagtgcttttaaaaagaagtggAGATGGGCAGGGC
This sequence is a window from Peromyscus eremicus chromosome 5, PerEre_H2_v1, whole genome shotgun sequence. Protein-coding genes within it:
- the Cpne7 gene encoding copine-7 isoform X1, with protein sequence MSGDSERAVAPGVVPAPCASKVELRLSCRHLLDRDPLTKSDPSVVLLQQAQGQWLQVDRTEVVKSSLHPVFSKVFTVDYYFEEVQKLRFEVYDTHGPSGLSCQDDDFLGGMECTLGQIVAQKKMTRPLLLRFGRNAGKSTITVIAEDISGNNGYVELSFQARKLDDKDLFSKSDPFLELYRVNDDGSEQLVYRTEVVKNNLNPVWEPFKLSLNSLCSCEETRPLKCLVWDYDSRGKHDFIGEFTTTFTEMQKAFEEEQQAQWDCVNAKYKQKKRNYKNSGVVVLTDLKLHRVHSFLDYIMGGCQIHCTVAIDFTASNGDPRNSCSLHHINPYQPNEYLRALVAVGEVCQDYDSDKRFSALGFGARIPPKYEVSHDFAINFNPEDDECEGIQGVVEAYQNCLPKVQLYGPTNVAPIISKVARMAAAEERTGEASQYYILLILTDGVVTDMSDTREAIVRASHLPMSVIIVGVGNADFTDMQILDGDDGVLRSPRGEPALRDIVQFVPFRELKNASPAALAKCVLAEVPKQVVEYYSHKELPPRSLGAQTGGAGPSSAP
- the Cpne7 gene encoding copine-7 isoform X2, producing the protein MSGDSERAVAPGVVPAPCASKVELRLSCRHLLDRDPLTKSDPSVVLLQQAQGQWLQVDRTEVVKSSLHPVFSKVFTVDYYFEEVQKLRFEVYDTHGPSGLSCQDDDFLGGMECTLGQIVAQKKMTRPLLLRFGRNAGKSTITVIAEDISGNNGYVELSFQARKLDDKDLFSKSDPFLELYRVNDDGSEQLVYRTEVVKNNLNPVWEPFKLSLNSLCSCEETRPLKCLVWDYDSRGKHDFIGEFTTTFTEMQKAFEEEQAQWDCVNAKYKQKKRNYKNSGVVVLTDLKLHRVHSFLDYIMGGCQIHCTVAIDFTASNGDPRNSCSLHHINPYQPNEYLRALVAVGEVCQDYDSDKRFSALGFGARIPPKYEVSHDFAINFNPEDDECEGIQGVVEAYQNCLPKVQLYGPTNVAPIISKVARMAAAEERTGEASQYYILLILTDGVVTDMSDTREAIVRASHLPMSVIIVGVGNADFTDMQILDGDDGVLRSPRGEPALRDIVQFVPFRELKNASPAALAKCVLAEVPKQVVEYYSHKELPPRSLGAQTGGAGPSSAP